Proteins encoded within one genomic window of Chiloscyllium punctatum isolate Juve2018m chromosome 7, sChiPun1.3, whole genome shotgun sequence:
- the ptger3 gene encoding prostaglandin E2 receptor EP3 subtype, whose protein sequence is MDLQCVRPQPRHWNQSEESSMWGGFNSSSEQPNNKSSVFAAECVSVSVFFPVTMMIAGIVGNTLALLLVYRSYHKKENKRKKSFLLIIGALALTDLTGKLLISPVVISVYMTNRQWSRVDPSGNLCSFFGVCMTTFGLCPLFLASAMAIERTLAIHAPQYYSHHMTTRLTKLVVLSIWLGVVAFALLPIAGVGKYTLQWPGTWCFINTGNHILGNTIFASTFTVLGITSLLVTLSCNVATIRGLVVRCKKKLTTSNRQWERITVETLMQLMGIMCVLSVCWSPLLVLMSKMIYTESSSDHCYSSPNNISGLNNVLQADCNFLLTAIRLASLNQILDPWIYLLLREILLRKVCQVANAVTNCSVEGFKEIPVTVEPRDQEKKQTT, encoded by the exons ATGGACTTGCAGTGTGTCCGCCCTCAGCCACGCCACTGGAACCAGTCGGAGGAGTCCAGCATGTGGGGCGGCTTCAACTCCAGCTCCGAGCAGCCCAACAACAAGTCGTCGGTCTTTGCTGCCGAGTGCGTGTCGGTTTCCGTGTTCTTCCCGGTCACTATGATGATCGCTGGTATCGTGGGCAACACACTCGCTTTGCTGCTGGTGTATAGGTCCTATCACAAGAAGGAAAACAAGAGGAAGAAATCCTTCCTGCTGATTATTGGAGCCCTGGCTCTGACCGATCTGACTGGCAAACTACTTATAAGCCCGGTCGTTATTTCAGTGTATATGACCAACAGGCAGTGGAGCCGAGTGGACCCATCCGGCAACTTGTGCAGTTTCTTTGGGGTCTGTATGACCACGTTTGGCCTTTGCCCCTTGTTTTTGGCGAGTGCAATGGCGATTGAAAGGACCTTGGCTATCCACGCTCCCCAATATTACTCCCATCATATGACCACCAGGCTGACCAAACTGGTGGTGCTTTCTATCTGGCTTGGGGTGGTTGCCTTTGCCTTGCTGCCCATTGCTGGTGTTGGGAAGTACACTCTGCAGTGGCCGGGTACCTGGTGCTTCATCAACACCGGCAACCATATCTTAGGCAACACCATTTTTGCCTCCACCTTCACGGTGCTGGGTATCACCTCGCTGTTGGTCACACTGAGCTGTAACGTGGCCACTATCCGAGGGCTGGTGGTGCGCTGTAAGAAGAAGCTGACAACCTCGAACAGGCAATGGGAACGGATCACGGTGGAAACACTAATGCAGTTGATGGGGATCATGTGTGTGCTGAGTGTTTGCTGGTCCCCTCTCCTG GTACTGATGTCGAAAATGATCTACACTGAAAGTTCTTCAGATCACTGCTACTCATCTCCAAATAACATCTCAGGCCTAAACAATGTACTGCAAGCGGACTGCAATTTTCTCCTCACAGCCATTAGATTGGCATCGCTAAATCAGATCCTAGATCCATGGATTTATTTATTGCTGCGAGAAATCCTGTTAAGGAAAGTGTGTCAAGTAGCTAATGCTGTTACTAATTGTTCAGTTGAGGGGTTCAAGGAGATTCCTGTAACAGTAGAACCAAGAGACCAAGAGAAGAAACAAACAACATAA